The proteins below come from a single Arthrobacter sp. zg-Y1171 genomic window:
- a CDS encoding glycosyltransferase family 2 protein yields the protein MHSQVHVCAVVVAHNGASYLPDTLSALTAQTRPADFYIGVDAGSTDASASLLQLGLPVGSPVIGVPARSGFGAAVKAGLAELPDNLRVTGSGSASGSGTEDGAGSVQEWIWLLHDDSAPDPGALQELLLAVERAPSVTIAGAKQVEWDNDRRLVDVGVSINRWAERLTLIDADELDQGQYDSRSDIFAVNSAGMLIRRDAWDLLGGFDPALPGSGDDIDLCWRNRLAGNRVVVVPSARMRHAGNRPNPAASASAARRAEIFLRLKHAPLWQVPFLAVGAVLGGIGRFFLGMVAKDPGYAVSSLLTSAAAVLRPVDLYRSRRRAAVTRRRPRNAVNALRSGSREVREHRRTMYRADSPETAETGSAEYVPSGDTNNDFAALEGPGRTWVGLGALAAVLLLAGLSLAGLHRLFGASAAAGGALVPLGQGVGEIWAAATGWWAQLGSGAPAHGDPFNFVLTLLAIAGFGNGNAALLILLLLALPLAGLSAWFAAGAFTRHRGLRFWAAMFWAAVPAFQVALGSGRLGALVVHLLLPLTVLAVARAVGSGAASGTAAPGTAAAGTAAAGTPVPAGAASWTAAATAGLLLAAVTAAAPLVFVLAAAAVLLLTLGLRRRARTLWWSLLPGAVLLLPQVLSAVPNLRAVPADPGLPLAFTRSEAWQQLLGYPLAFDINGTLAGLLPAGPWNLVLALVVGAPVVFLAALALFRTRSAPLARLSWLLVLTALALNAAASYLGTAAAPDAVVTAFTGPLVSACTLLLLCPALVFAGDLLSGARSRTVARSNRILAAVLGTVLAAGPAASLGLWVIPQFTGSGFPGTQSPDVAAAAILPGTSLEVQGAEARSLPATAADAGHDTTQSRSLVLHADAEGNVSAALMRGGGTTLEQLSTIYAARGVKGGVGSETLADDDPATADLRRAVAAITAGSGVDPRADLARLGVAFVVLQESDTAAELLAGRMDSVPGLSAVGQTGSGWLWRVSEPLSAAGTETQSGLGARARIVNADGSTAAGVPSQTEEIRASIPAGAEGRLLVLAERADTGWQASLNGSPLTAADLQWEQAFELPAEGGELRVDYVSAASPWLEALQILVIGLTLLLALPTPTGQTVRLPGKRELPETPTAANEPQPAAGPAPGSAQTAAKEESPVPLGAGPHRVDRTPEGSQQ from the coding sequence ATTCATTCGCAAGTCCATGTCTGCGCTGTTGTTGTAGCCCATAACGGCGCCTCTTATCTACCCGATACACTCTCCGCGCTGACGGCTCAAACCCGGCCCGCGGACTTCTACATCGGCGTTGACGCCGGTTCCACGGACGCCAGCGCGTCATTGCTGCAGCTGGGACTCCCGGTCGGCAGCCCGGTCATCGGAGTTCCGGCGCGGAGCGGCTTCGGAGCCGCGGTGAAGGCGGGCCTGGCCGAACTCCCGGACAACCTGCGCGTCACCGGCAGCGGTTCCGCTTCCGGCAGCGGCACCGAGGACGGCGCCGGCAGCGTGCAGGAATGGATCTGGCTGCTGCATGACGACTCGGCTCCGGATCCAGGGGCACTGCAGGAACTGCTTCTAGCCGTTGAGCGCGCTCCTTCCGTAACCATTGCCGGTGCGAAGCAGGTGGAATGGGATAACGACCGACGCCTGGTGGACGTGGGGGTCAGCATCAACCGGTGGGCCGAAAGGCTCACGCTTATCGATGCCGATGAACTCGACCAGGGGCAGTACGACTCCCGAAGCGACATCTTTGCCGTGAACTCCGCCGGCATGCTGATCCGCCGCGACGCCTGGGACCTGTTGGGGGGATTCGACCCTGCATTGCCCGGAAGCGGAGACGACATTGACCTCTGCTGGCGGAACCGGCTGGCCGGAAACCGGGTGGTGGTGGTGCCTTCCGCACGGATGCGCCATGCGGGAAACCGTCCCAACCCCGCGGCCTCCGCATCCGCCGCCCGACGGGCGGAGATCTTCCTCCGGCTCAAGCACGCACCCTTGTGGCAGGTGCCGTTCCTTGCAGTAGGTGCGGTCCTGGGCGGCATTGGCCGCTTCTTCCTCGGCATGGTGGCCAAGGACCCGGGATATGCGGTGTCCTCGCTGCTCACCAGCGCCGCGGCCGTCCTGCGCCCGGTCGATCTGTACCGCTCCCGACGGCGGGCAGCGGTGACCAGGCGGCGCCCGCGTAACGCGGTTAACGCACTGCGCAGCGGCAGCAGGGAGGTCCGGGAGCACCGGCGGACAATGTACCGGGCCGATTCGCCGGAAACTGCCGAAACAGGCAGCGCGGAATACGTCCCCAGCGGGGACACCAATAACGATTTCGCCGCCTTGGAAGGTCCCGGGCGCACCTGGGTGGGGCTTGGCGCCCTGGCTGCTGTGCTGTTGCTGGCAGGGTTGTCCCTGGCCGGGCTGCACCGGCTCTTCGGCGCCTCGGCCGCGGCCGGCGGTGCGCTGGTGCCCCTGGGCCAGGGTGTGGGTGAAATCTGGGCCGCCGCTACCGGTTGGTGGGCGCAGTTGGGCTCCGGAGCCCCGGCCCATGGCGACCCCTTCAACTTTGTCCTCACACTGCTGGCGATCGCTGGATTCGGCAACGGCAATGCCGCCCTGCTGATCCTGCTGCTGCTGGCGCTCCCGCTGGCCGGGCTGAGCGCCTGGTTCGCAGCCGGAGCCTTTACCCGCCATCGCGGGCTGCGCTTCTGGGCTGCCATGTTCTGGGCAGCGGTTCCCGCGTTCCAAGTGGCCCTGGGCAGCGGCCGGCTCGGCGCCCTGGTTGTCCATCTGCTGCTTCCCCTGACGGTGCTGGCGGTTGCCCGCGCCGTCGGCTCGGGTGCAGCATCCGGGACCGCAGCACCTGGGACCGCGGCCGCTGGGACCGCGGCCGCCGGAACACCGGTACCCGCCGGAGCCGCATCCTGGACCGCAGCCGCTACCGCAGGCCTTCTGCTGGCCGCCGTCACTGCTGCCGCGCCGCTGGTGTTCGTGCTGGCTGCCGCCGCCGTCCTCCTCCTGACGCTGGGACTGCGGCGCCGAGCAAGGACCCTGTGGTGGTCCCTGCTGCCCGGCGCCGTCCTCCTGCTCCCGCAGGTCCTCTCGGCGGTGCCCAACCTCCGCGCCGTGCCGGCGGATCCAGGCCTGCCGCTTGCCTTCACCCGCTCCGAGGCCTGGCAGCAACTGCTCGGCTATCCACTGGCCTTCGACATCAACGGCACCTTGGCGGGCCTGCTTCCGGCCGGTCCCTGGAACCTGGTCCTGGCCCTGGTGGTCGGCGCTCCGGTTGTGTTCCTGGCGGCCCTTGCCCTTTTCCGCACCCGGTCCGCGCCGCTGGCGAGGTTGAGCTGGCTGCTGGTCCTGACGGCCCTGGCACTCAACGCCGCAGCATCGTACCTGGGAACCGCTGCCGCGCCGGATGCCGTGGTGACGGCGTTCACCGGCCCGCTCGTCTCCGCCTGCACGTTGTTGCTTCTCTGCCCGGCGCTGGTCTTTGCCGGCGATCTCCTGTCCGGTGCACGGAGCCGTACGGTTGCGCGCAGCAACCGCATCCTGGCCGCGGTTCTTGGAACAGTACTGGCGGCCGGTCCGGCCGCCAGCCTTGGCCTCTGGGTCATCCCGCAGTTCACCGGCAGCGGTTTCCCCGGAACGCAGAGCCCGGACGTGGCCGCCGCAGCCATCCTGCCGGGAACCAGCCTGGAGGTCCAGGGTGCGGAAGCCCGCAGCCTGCCCGCCACGGCAGCCGATGCCGGCCATGACACCACCCAGTCACGCAGCCTCGTCCTTCATGCCGACGCGGAGGGCAATGTCTCAGCTGCGCTCATGCGGGGCGGCGGGACAACCCTCGAGCAGCTTTCGACCATTTACGCTGCCCGCGGGGTAAAGGGCGGCGTCGGCAGCGAAACGCTGGCGGACGACGATCCGGCGACTGCCGACCTGCGCCGGGCGGTGGCCGCGATCACTGCGGGCAGCGGAGTTGACCCGCGGGCAGACCTCGCCCGTCTCGGCGTCGCCTTCGTGGTGCTGCAGGAGTCCGATACGGCCGCAGAGTTGCTGGCCGGGCGGATGGACTCCGTACCCGGCTTGTCCGCGGTGGGACAAACCGGCTCCGGGTGGCTTTGGCGGGTGAGCGAACCCCTCAGCGCAGCCGGTACGGAAACGCAGTCCGGGCTTGGTGCCAGGGCACGCATCGTCAATGCGGACGGCAGCACCGCGGCAGGGGTGCCGTCCCAGACCGAAGAAATCCGCGCCTCCATACCGGCCGGCGCGGAAGGCCGGCTGCTCGTCCTCGCCGAACGTGCCGACACCGGATGGCAGGCGAGCCTGAACGGCAGCCCGCTGACCGCAGCGGATCTTCAGTGGGAGCAGGCCTTTGAACTGCCTGCCGAGGGTGGAGAGCTCCGCGTGGACTACGTCAGCGCAGCCTCGCCGTGGCTTGAGGCGCTGCAGATCCTGGTGATCGGCCTGACCCTGCTGCTGGCGCTTCCCACGCCCACCGGCCAGACTGTCCGCCTTCCCGGCAAACGGGAATTACCCGAGACGCCAACGGCGGCAAACGAGCCGCAGCCCGCGGCCGGACCGGCACCCGGCTCGGCACAGACGGCCGCAAAAGAGGAATCGCCCGTGCCCCTCGGCGCAGGCCCGCACCGGGTTGACCGGACCCCGGAAGGAAGCCAGCAATGA